One window from the genome of Desulfitibacter sp. BRH_c19 encodes:
- a CDS encoding branched-chain amino acid ABC transporter permease translates to MEALPLAIAIATYGLSYGVLANQANFSLVGVVAMSLLVFSGSVQMVAVAMLTTGASVASVLFTSVLLNLRNLLYGAALAEGLAPAKKWRWLLSFGVSDEPFVLGSSRFKKHGPDPLYFGIVIGTFYIAWACSSFIGALIGNQVDPQKWGLDLAFPITFVALLIPSLKGKPIIATAFAGAMIAISLEYLMPGNEFTIIITGVLAPLVGLYLKRGAQDA, encoded by the coding sequence ATGGAAGCTTTGCCACTAGCAATCGCTATTGCGACATATGGTTTATCCTATGGCGTACTCGCGAATCAAGCCAATTTTAGCTTAGTGGGTGTAGTGGCAATGTCTTTGTTGGTGTTTTCCGGGTCTGTACAAATGGTAGCCGTCGCAATGTTGACTACGGGGGCAAGTGTGGCAAGTGTTCTTTTTACCTCTGTTTTATTAAATTTACGTAATTTGTTATACGGAGCTGCCCTTGCCGAAGGTCTTGCTCCTGCTAAAAAGTGGAGATGGTTGTTATCTTTTGGTGTGTCAGATGAGCCTTTTGTTTTGGGCAGTTCAAGGTTTAAAAAACATGGACCAGATCCTCTTTATTTTGGAATAGTTATTGGTACTTTCTATATTGCTTGGGCTTGTTCTTCGTTCATTGGAGCCCTAATTGGAAACCAAGTTGATCCGCAAAAATGGGGTTTAGACCTAGCATTTCCAATTACTTTTGTAGCCCTTCTTATCCCTAGTCTTAAAGGAAAACCAATAATTGCAACCGCGTTCGCTGGTGCGATGATAGCAATCTCGCTCGAATATTTAATGCCTGGTAATGAATTTACGATCATTATTACTGGTGTTTTAGCACCGCTTGTAGGTCTTTATTTAAAGAGGGGGGCTCAAGATGCTTAA
- a CDS encoding potassium uptake system protein, producing the protein MGSFAVIGLGRFGESVAKTLVSLGHEVLGIDIAEEKVQELSEHLTQVVIADTRHEDVLKKLGIRNFDGVVIAIGQNIEANILTTIIVSQLGTKNIIAKAQSDIHGEVLKRVGANKVVFPEKDMGQKVAHSIVSGNILDFIELSSKHSIAECTAPINFIGKSLGALDLRAKHGISVLAIKKGDKIIVSPGAGNLIEENDLLVILGCNEDIDVYIG; encoded by the coding sequence ATGGGAAGTTTTGCAGTTATAGGATTGGGTAGATTCGGAGAGAGTGTTGCAAAAACACTAGTTTCTCTTGGACATGAGGTTCTTGGGATAGATATAGCTGAGGAAAAAGTTCAGGAATTGTCTGAACATTTAACACAAGTAGTAATTGCTGATACAAGGCATGAAGATGTACTGAAAAAATTAGGTATAAGAAACTTTGATGGAGTTGTAATTGCGATTGGACAGAACATAGAAGCAAATATACTAACTACTATTATTGTAAGTCAACTGGGCACCAAAAATATTATTGCTAAAGCTCAATCTGATATTCATGGAGAGGTACTTAAAAGAGTGGGTGCAAATAAGGTTGTCTTCCCTGAAAAGGACATGGGGCAAAAAGTAGCACATAGTATAGTATCTGGAAATATACTGGACTTTATAGAGCTTTCTTCCAAGCATTCCATAGCTGAGTGTACTGCTCCAATTAACTTTATTGGAAAAAGCCTTGGAGCTTTAGATTTAAGGGCAAAACATGGCATAAGTGTTCTGGCCATCAAGAAAGGTGACAAAATAATTGTGTCTCCCGGGGCCGGTAACTTAATAGAAGAGAATGACTTGCTAGTTATTCTAGGTTGTAATGAAGATATTGATGTATATATTGGATAA
- a CDS encoding ATP synthase subunit J: MKTTHLGSNYIQFNPAKVLALSFIGIIIIGSVLLALPISTKDLAGIPYIDALFTATSAICVTGLVVVDTADAFSIFGQVVIMVLIQIGGLGLMTFAILVAMVLGLRISFTQRLILQETFSRNSVQGVVNLLKHVLVITFIMELLGTLLLAFHWYPEMGQKAFYYGLFHTISAFNNAGFDLFGNSLAGFKTDFMTNSIIMVLFIFGGLGFFVISDLYTQRSLKKISYHSKLAIIFSGVLIITGFLIIFLLEYNNPDTLGALSIGEKVMVALFTSTTTRTAGFSTLDIAALNQASLLLILLLMFIGASPGSTGGGVKTTTFGVIVSSTLAGISNKKQSILFHRAISNEIIVKSQTIIFLSVFLIFLATFIMSIYESNPFMEILFEVVSAFGTVGLSTGLTPELSLQGKLVIIFTMYTGRIGPLALFYVLSRNSKELVKYPTGNIMIG; this comes from the coding sequence ATGAAAACCACTCATTTAGGTTCAAATTATATACAATTTAATCCAGCGAAAGTTTTAGCACTAAGCTTTATTGGTATAATTATTATAGGGTCGGTTTTATTAGCCTTACCCATTTCCACAAAGGATTTAGCTGGCATCCCTTATATAGATGCATTATTCACAGCTACTTCTGCAATATGTGTAACAGGTCTTGTTGTTGTAGATACTGCAGATGCATTTTCTATATTTGGACAGGTTGTTATTATGGTTTTAATACAAATAGGCGGACTTGGATTAATGACATTTGCAATACTTGTTGCCATGGTACTCGGCTTGAGAATATCCTTTACACAAAGGTTAATTTTACAGGAGACATTTAGCCGCAATTCAGTTCAAGGTGTTGTAAATCTGTTAAAGCATGTGTTAGTCATAACATTCATAATGGAATTACTTGGAACATTACTGCTGGCTTTTCATTGGTATCCTGAGATGGGACAAAAGGCTTTCTATTATGGCTTGTTTCATACTATATCAGCATTCAATAATGCTGGTTTTGATTTATTTGGAAATAGCTTGGCAGGGTTTAAAACTGATTTCATGACAAACAGTATAATAATGGTCCTGTTTATTTTTGGAGGATTAGGATTTTTTGTTATATCAGATTTATATACTCAACGATCTTTAAAAAAGATATCGTACCATAGTAAGTTAGCAATTATATTTTCTGGTGTTCTAATAATTACTGGTTTTTTAATTATTTTTCTATTAGAATATAATAACCCTGATACTTTAGGTGCTCTTAGTATAGGCGAAAAGGTGATGGTAGCATTATTCACCTCAACCACAACTAGAACAGCAGGCTTTAGTACCCTTGATATTGCAGCTTTAAATCAGGCTAGTCTACTATTAATTCTATTATTAATGTTTATTGGTGCATCTCCTGGTTCAACTGGTGGTGGTGTAAAAACAACTACTTTTGGTGTAATAGTGTCATCAACCTTGGCCGGTATCTCTAACAAAAAACAATCAATACTGTTTCATAGAGCCATCTCTAATGAAATTATTGTTAAGTCGCAAACAATAATTTTTCTATCAGTCTTTCTGATATTTCTTGCTACTTTCATCATGAGTATTTATGAATCAAATCCATTTATGGAAATCTTATTTGAAGTAGTATCCGCCTTTGGTACTGTAGGACTGTCGACGGGGCTTACACCCGAATTGTCGCTTCAGGGAAAATTGGTTATTATTTTTACAATGTATACTGGAAGAATTGGACCGTTAGCTCTGTTTTATGTTTTGAGCAGAAACTCTAAGGAACTGGTGAAATATCCTACTGGTAATATAATGATAGGTTAG
- a CDS encoding GntR family transcriptional regulator: MLLSNENPKPIYLQIAEGIEDDILTGRLAEGDQAYSTNQIAKIYHINPATAGKGINLLVDEGILFKRRGLGMFVAEGAVQSIRQKRRESFFNDYVIKTLLEAKKLSISPDDVILMIENYERSKL; encoded by the coding sequence GTGCTCTTATCAAATGAAAATCCAAAACCGATATATTTGCAGATAGCAGAAGGTATTGAAGATGATATCCTGACAGGTAGACTTGCAGAGGGTGATCAGGCTTACTCTACAAATCAGATTGCAAAAATATACCACATCAACCCAGCAACAGCTGGTAAAGGAATCAATCTTTTGGTTGATGAAGGAATACTATTTAAGCGTAGAGGGCTTGGAATGTTTGTTGCCGAAGGTGCTGTGCAAAGCATACGGCAAAAACGAAGAGAATCATTTTTTAATGACTACGTTATAAAAACTTTACTGGAGGCAAAAAAGTTGAGTATCTCGCCTGATGATGTAATATTGATGATCGAAAATTACGAAAGGAGTAAGTTATAA
- a CDS encoding thioredoxin peroxidase gives MNPIAVGVDAPDFTVKDNKKQNITLSAFKGKKILLSWHPLAWTAVCTDQMRALENNWQNFQNLNTVPLGFSVDSQPCKEVWATVLLIKNVSLPADFWPHGKVARDYGIFNETKGVSERANIIIDENGKVKWVKVYPSGQLPNINEVLQVLSSG, from the coding sequence GTGAATCCAATTGCAGTAGGAGTTGACGCACCGGACTTTACTGTAAAAGATAATAAAAAGCAAAACATTACTTTGTCTGCATTTAAAGGGAAAAAAATACTTCTTTCCTGGCATCCTCTGGCATGGACGGCAGTTTGTACTGATCAAATGAGAGCCTTAGAAAATAATTGGCAAAATTTCCAAAATCTTAACACCGTTCCCCTGGGATTTAGTGTAGATTCCCAACCATGTAAGGAAGTATGGGCAACAGTACTTCTGATTAAAAATGTTAGTCTTCCTGCTGATTTTTGGCCCCACGGCAAAGTAGCCAGGGACTATGGGATATTTAACGAGACTAAAGGAGTATCTGAACGGGCTAATATCATCATAGATGAAAATGGAAAGGTGAAATGGGTCAAAGTTTATCCATCGGGACAGCTACCAAATATCAATGAAGTCCTACAAGTTTTATCTAGTGGTTGA
- a CDS encoding potassium transporter, with protein sequence MRWKVVLASLSRLLIVVGLSMTIPLIWSIYFNDGAWMSIIYSMVITIGSGLIVYVLFPLEDIRLRYIEGYLIVTCGWLAVVLFGTLPYLLSGTMNFTNAIFETMSGFTTTGASILTDIESMPEGILMWRSLTQWLGGMGIIVLFVALVAHFGQGANKIFVAEAPGPVVEKLTPRISDTAKNLWKFYMIFTLIQIILLVLAGMTFFDSMAHTFTTIATGGFSTKNASIGFYLDNALIQLIITVFMFLGGANFALYYLVWKNKTLKIFVRNEEFRLYCKIVIIATLLVTISLYLARPGEHGILPITALFQVVSILTTTGFATVNYDTWPNFARNVMFILLFIGGSLGSTGGGIKIGRFLILIKYTISELVRSIHPRLVRSIKINGVSVDDKIVINTFIFFFVYLSIVGISTIIMSSFDLDIESASTSVLACIGVIGPGFGFVGPATNYAEIPILGKYFLTFLMLVGRLEIFTVLVLFYPRNWS encoded by the coding sequence ATGAGATGGAAAGTAGTTTTAGCTTCATTGTCTAGGCTCTTGATAGTTGTTGGCCTGTCAATGACAATTCCACTAATCTGGTCGATATATTTTAATGATGGAGCATGGATGTCCATTATATATTCAATGGTTATTACCATTGGAAGCGGACTTATTGTATATGTTTTATTCCCACTAGAGGATATACGTTTACGATACATAGAAGGCTATTTAATTGTAACATGCGGGTGGTTAGCAGTAGTGCTATTTGGAACGTTACCCTATCTACTTTCAGGAACCATGAATTTCACTAATGCAATTTTTGAAACAATGTCTGGCTTTACAACTACTGGAGCTAGTATTCTAACTGACATTGAATCTATGCCCGAAGGGATACTTATGTGGCGTTCTTTAACTCAGTGGTTGGGTGGCATGGGAATAATAGTCTTGTTTGTTGCTTTGGTAGCCCACTTTGGACAAGGTGCAAACAAAATTTTTGTTGCTGAGGCTCCGGGACCTGTGGTGGAAAAGCTAACACCGAGGATAAGTGATACTGCCAAGAACCTTTGGAAGTTTTATATGATTTTTACGTTAATACAAATAATACTATTAGTACTAGCAGGGATGACCTTTTTTGATTCAATGGCCCACACATTTACTACCATTGCTACTGGTGGTTTTTCTACCAAAAATGCTAGTATTGGGTTTTATTTAGATAATGCACTAATCCAGCTTATAATTACTGTGTTTATGTTTTTAGGAGGTGCAAACTTTGCTCTATATTATCTAGTATGGAAAAATAAAACTCTCAAGATTTTCGTGAGGAATGAGGAATTCAGGCTATATTGTAAGATTGTAATTATAGCCACATTGCTTGTAACTATTAGTCTGTATCTAGCAAGGCCTGGGGAGCATGGGATACTCCCAATTACAGCCTTGTTTCAGGTCGTATCTATTTTAACTACAACGGGATTCGCAACAGTAAATTATGATACCTGGCCAAACTTTGCCAGAAATGTAATGTTTATTCTGTTATTCATTGGAGGTAGTCTAGGGTCAACCGGAGGCGGGATAAAAATAGGTCGTTTTCTAATATTGATCAAGTATACAATATCAGAGCTAGTACGTTCTATTCATCCCAGGTTGGTGAGAAGTATAAAAATAAATGGGGTCTCAGTTGACGATAAAATCGTAATTAATACTTTTATTTTCTTTTTTGTATATCTTAGTATCGTAGGCATTAGTACCATAATAATGTCGAGCTTCGATTTGGATATTGAAAGTGCCAGCACCTCTGTATTAGCCTGTATAGGGGTAATTGGACCAGGATTTGGATTTGTTGGTCCAGCCACGAATTATGCTGAGATACCTATTCTAGGTAAATACTTTCTTACATTTCTGATGCTAGTGGGTCGTCTGGAAATATTTACAGTACTAGTTTTATTCTATCCTAGGAACTGGTCTTAA
- a CDS encoding branched-chain amino acid transport: MLNHWILIGLLSVTTYISRIIGVEVMAGREMSPTLRLYFNYVPIGIIAALIIKQILVPTDGQLVISIPVLIGCLATAIVIKKVKIFLPSVVIGAIIGLLARYLLN; the protein is encoded by the coding sequence ATGCTTAATCATTGGATTCTAATAGGATTACTTTCCGTTACTACTTATATATCACGCATCATCGGTGTCGAAGTAATGGCAGGACGAGAGATGAGCCCTACCTTGCGCTTATATTTTAATTACGTGCCAATTGGAATAATAGCGGCACTTATTATCAAACAAATCTTAGTTCCAACGGATGGACAACTAGTTATTTCAATTCCAGTTCTTATAGGCTGCCTTGCCACAGCAATAGTAATTAAGAAAGTAAAAATCTTTCTTCCTTCTGTTGTGATTGGAGCAATTATTGGATTGTTAGCTCGTTATCTTTTGAACTGA